In Bartonella bovis 91-4, the following proteins share a genomic window:
- the miaB gene encoding tRNA (N6-isopentenyl adenosine(37)-C2)-methylthiotransferase MiaB — translation MKQSHLKNTLPISPQKVFIKTYGCQMNTYDSQRMNDSLCTEGYVTTQTPNDADLILVNTCHIREKAAEKLYSDLGRLRMIRQKRTPDKPLIIGVTGCVAQAEGDEILRRAPTVDLVVGPQMYHRLPELLKQVKQGKKIVETNYAVEDKFTHLPPHNKHAVQKRGVSAFLTIQEGCDKFCTFCVVPYTRGAETSRPVEQITYEAIQLIEAGVKEITLLGQNVNGWHGQSANGKTWRLGDLLYHLAKLGGLKRLRYTTSHPRDMDDSLIAAHRDLDMLMPYLHLPVQSGSDRILKAMNRQHKSIHYLRLIEKIRTARPDIAFSGDFIVGFPGETDEDFEETIKLIKQVGYSSAYSFKYSPRPGTPGAAMKNHVDETVKNSRLQRLQALLLDQQHAFLRSKIGQTTNILIEKSGRHFGQMIGRSPWLLPVVVDAQVSTGTIMEIHIKNASSNSFVGEKMNI, via the coding sequence ATGAAACAGTCGCATCTTAAGAATACACTTCCTATCTCCCCTCAAAAGGTTTTTATCAAAACCTATGGATGTCAAATGAATACTTATGACAGCCAACGAATGAACGATAGTCTTTGTACCGAAGGTTATGTGACTACACAAACACCAAATGATGCCGACCTTATTCTTGTTAACACCTGCCATATTCGTGAAAAAGCAGCAGAAAAACTTTATTCTGATCTTGGTCGCCTGCGGATGATACGTCAAAAACGTACACCTGACAAACCTTTAATAATTGGTGTGACTGGCTGTGTTGCACAAGCCGAAGGAGATGAAATCTTGCGTCGTGCGCCAACAGTAGATCTTGTCGTTGGACCGCAAATGTATCATCGCTTGCCAGAGTTATTAAAACAAGTCAAACAAGGAAAAAAAATTGTTGAAACGAACTACGCTGTCGAAGATAAATTTACTCATTTACCACCTCATAATAAACATGCTGTGCAAAAACGAGGCGTTAGCGCATTTCTAACAATACAGGAAGGGTGTGACAAATTTTGCACCTTTTGTGTTGTTCCTTATACACGGGGTGCTGAAACATCACGACCTGTTGAGCAGATTACTTATGAAGCCATCCAACTTATCGAAGCTGGAGTCAAAGAAATTACGCTTCTGGGACAAAATGTAAATGGCTGGCACGGACAAAGTGCTAACGGCAAAACTTGGCGCCTTGGTGACCTTCTCTATCATCTTGCCAAACTTGGTGGTTTAAAGCGTCTGCGTTATACAACAAGCCATCCACGTGATATGGATGACAGCCTTATTGCTGCACATCGAGATCTTGATATGCTTATGCCTTATCTGCACCTTCCCGTCCAATCTGGTTCAGATCGTATCTTAAAAGCAATGAATCGTCAGCACAAAAGTATTCATTATCTCCGGCTCATTGAAAAAATTCGTACCGCACGGCCGGATATTGCTTTTTCAGGCGATTTTATTGTAGGATTTCCAGGTGAAACTGATGAAGACTTTGAAGAAACCATTAAACTTATTAAACAAGTGGGTTACAGTTCAGCTTATTCTTTTAAATATTCACCGCGTCCTGGAACACCTGGCGCAGCAATGAAAAACCATGTCGATGAAACTGTAAAAAATTCTCGTCTTCAACGTTTACAAGCGCTCCTTCTTGACCAGCAACATGCATTCTTACGTTCCAAAATTGGTCAAACAACCAATATCCTCATCGAAAAATCTGGTCGCCATTTTGGGCAAATGATAGGTCGCTCTCCCTGGCTTTTACCTGTTGTCGTAGATGCACAAGTCTCTACAGGCACTATTATGGAGATTCATATTAAAAATGCGAGTTCAAACAGTTTCGTCGGAGAAAAAATGAATATATGA
- the rimI gene encoding ribosomal protein S18-alanine N-acetyltransferase yields the protein MAELLSTKKHFEITSLQTDDSALLHQIHQNCFIPAWEEQTFDTFLKDHSIFGYKICLINQPDQILGFCLCRLILDEAEIITIAVQPHYRKQGIGCLLIDSILCYLQHARATKVFLEVEETNLSALALYQHFEFKKIAKRLAYYQSPNGRKNAIIMQKTFKQTD from the coding sequence ATGGCTGAACTTTTATCAACAAAAAAGCATTTTGAAATTACATCACTACAAACTGATGATAGTGCTCTTCTTCACCAAATTCACCAAAATTGTTTTATTCCAGCTTGGGAAGAACAAACATTTGATACTTTTTTAAAAGATCATTCTATTTTCGGTTACAAAATTTGTCTTATTAATCAACCGGATCAAATTTTAGGATTTTGTCTATGCCGTCTTATTCTTGATGAAGCAGAAATTATTACAATTGCTGTCCAACCTCATTACCGAAAACAAGGAATTGGTTGTCTGCTTATTGATAGTATACTTTGTTATCTTCAACATGCACGTGCCACAAAGGTATTTTTAGAAGTTGAAGAAACCAATCTTTCTGCCTTGGCTCTTTATCAGCATTTTGAATTCAAAAAGATTGCCAAACGTCTTGCTTACTACCAATCACCAAATGGCCGCAAAAATGCAATCATCATGCAAAAAACTTTTAAGCAAACAGATTGA
- the tsaB gene encoding tRNA (adenosine(37)-N6)-threonylcarbamoyltransferase complex dimerization subunit type 1 TsaB yields the protein MFILAIDTASIYCAVALTCHQAVIARVSERISKGHAEKLIGQIAQIIDRTGITLDQIDRIAINIGPGSFTGVRAGVSTARALALALEIPAIGVSALEALAKQAHNKNATSKITVVIEAGRGIFYYQSFNKDLTALCAPGLQTLENIISALPQQIVLTGPAADIIAAHIKNNKINTVTISDLIPCEAANVVTYAHLAENRQSQAAPCPLYLRDANAKQNASFVLPRKK from the coding sequence ATGTTCATCCTTGCCATAGACACTGCTTCAATTTATTGCGCCGTTGCACTTACTTGTCATCAAGCTGTTATTGCGCGTGTCAGCGAACGTATTTCCAAAGGTCATGCTGAAAAACTTATTGGACAGATTGCACAAATAATTGACCGAACCGGCATCACACTTGATCAAATTGATCGGATTGCCATTAATATCGGACCCGGATCGTTTACAGGTGTACGTGCAGGTGTCTCTACTGCAAGAGCTTTAGCATTAGCACTAGAAATACCGGCCATTGGAGTGAGTGCACTTGAAGCATTAGCAAAACAAGCACACAACAAAAATGCTACATCAAAAATCACTGTTGTTATTGAAGCTGGTAGAGGAATATTCTATTATCAAAGTTTTAACAAAGACCTTACAGCTTTATGTGCGCCTGGCTTACAAACACTTGAAAACATCATCTCAGCTTTACCACAACAAATAGTATTAACTGGCCCAGCTGCCGATATTATTGCTGCACACATCAAAAACAATAAAATAAACACCGTAACCATATCAGATCTCATCCCATGTGAAGCAGCTAATGTTGTAACCTATGCTCACCTAGCTGAAAACAGACAGTCACAAGCTGCACCTTGCCCACTTTATTTACGCGATGCCAATGCAAAACAAAACGCCAGTTTTGTCTTACCACGAAAAAAATAA
- a CDS encoding YeiH family protein, whose product MLNKKLSPLINFGPGILICIFISILAYGLEIIEKQLFTETWFESLVLAILLGAITRSCFILPEYLQRGITFCSKTLLEIAIVLLGANISIHTVFSVGWNLLASIIFIIFITILISFVIGRLLKLSSHLAMLIACGNAICGNSAIVATASTIKAKNTDVAASIAFTALLGVIIVFTLPFLQPLLNLSFNQYGVLAGMTVYAVPQVFAATAPISSVSAQIAIIVKLIRVLMLGPLIFILSIIYRQPEQTHLRLHTFIPWFIIGFIIMMLTRSAALIPTMALNPINFIAKISTIISMAAVGLDVDIRSLKKAGWSVISTSTCSILILGILSFLMIRFINLNHITF is encoded by the coding sequence ATGCTAAATAAAAAATTATCTCCTCTTATCAATTTTGGTCCCGGTATTTTAATATGCATATTTATATCGATTTTAGCATATGGTTTAGAAATTATAGAAAAACAGCTTTTTACAGAAACGTGGTTTGAAAGTCTTGTTTTGGCGATTTTATTAGGGGCCATCACTCGTAGTTGTTTTATTCTTCCAGAATATCTGCAAAGAGGTATAACCTTTTGCTCAAAAACACTTCTTGAAATTGCTATTGTACTTCTAGGTGCAAACATTAGCATTCATACTGTTTTTTCAGTCGGTTGGAATTTACTTGCTAGCATTATATTTATCATATTCATAACTATTCTTATCAGTTTTGTTATTGGACGACTTTTGAAACTTTCTTCACATTTAGCAATGCTCATTGCATGTGGTAACGCTATTTGCGGCAACTCAGCTATTGTAGCAACTGCATCTACTATCAAAGCTAAAAATACAGATGTAGCTGCATCTATTGCTTTTACAGCTCTCTTAGGGGTTATTATTGTTTTTACTTTGCCCTTTTTGCAGCCACTCCTAAATTTATCATTTAATCAATATGGCGTCCTTGCGGGTATGACTGTCTATGCCGTACCACAGGTTTTTGCAGCAACAGCACCTATATCTTCTGTGAGTGCTCAAATTGCAATAATTGTAAAATTGATACGGGTTTTAATGCTAGGTCCTCTTATTTTTATTTTGTCAATCATCTATCGCCAACCAGAACAAACACACCTACGCCTACATACTTTCATTCCATGGTTCATCATTGGTTTCATTATAATGATGCTTACACGCTCGGCTGCATTGATCCCTACAATGGCTCTCAACCCTATTAATTTTATTGCTAAAATATCCACTATCATTTCAATGGCAGCAGTAGGATTGGATGTTGATATCCGTTCATTAAAAAAAGCAGGGTGGAGTGTCATTTCTACTTCAACCTGTTCTATACTCATCCTCGGTATTCTTAGCTTTCTTATGATAAGATTCATTAATCTTAATCATATAACATTTTAA
- the recR gene encoding recombination mediator RecR, which produces MSQHIAGPEIERLIQLLARIPGLGPRSARRAALHLIKKKEILLEPLGAAIQEAVNKVSICSVCGNVDTADPCLICTDSRRDNTTIIVVEDISDLWALERAGILPARYHVLGGRLSPLDGIGPDELNITSLINRVINGSITEVILAVNATVEGQTTAHYITDQLSNFSVKITRLAHGVPVGGELDYLDDGTLAAALRARTNL; this is translated from the coding sequence ATGTCTCAACATATTGCAGGCCCTGAAATTGAGCGCCTCATTCAGCTTTTAGCACGAATACCGGGTCTTGGACCGCGTTCAGCACGCCGTGCTGCCCTTCATCTTATCAAGAAAAAAGAAATACTGTTAGAGCCATTAGGAGCTGCAATACAAGAGGCTGTAAACAAAGTAAGCATTTGTTCTGTTTGTGGCAATGTAGATACAGCTGATCCTTGTTTGATTTGTACAGATTCTCGCCGTGATAATACAACAATTATTGTTGTCGAAGATATTTCTGACCTCTGGGCTCTTGAACGAGCTGGAATTTTACCAGCGCGTTATCATGTATTAGGTGGACGACTATCCCCTCTGGATGGAATTGGCCCAGATGAGCTCAATATCACTTCTTTAATAAACCGTGTTATCAATGGCTCAATCACAGAAGTTATTCTAGCTGTGAATGCTACTGTTGAAGGGCAAACAACTGCACATTATATCACCGATCAACTTTCTAATTTTTCAGTTAAAATTACCCGACTCGCCCATGGAGTACCGGTAGGTGGTGAACTAGATTATCTCGATGATGGAACCTTAGCTGCAGCTTTACGAGCAAGAACCAATCTTTAA
- a CDS encoding YbaB/EbfC family nucleoid-associated protein, translated as MRDMMSMMKKAKEMQEKMQQIQDDLANLQITGTAGGGLVSITLNGKNTISAIKIDPSLINPEEIEILEDLIMAAHNEAKAKIEMAITEKTQSITAGLPIPPDFKLPF; from the coding sequence ATGCGTGATATGATGAGCATGATGAAAAAAGCCAAAGAAATGCAAGAAAAAATGCAGCAAATACAAGATGATTTGGCTAATTTGCAGATAACAGGTACAGCCGGCGGCGGGCTCGTCAGCATCACTTTAAATGGTAAAAATACTATATCAGCAATCAAAATTGATCCCTCATTAATTAATCCTGAAGAAATTGAAATACTTGAAGATCTCATTATGGCAGCCCATAATGAAGCCAAAGCAAAAATTGAAATGGCTATAACAGAAAAAACACAAAGTATAACAGCAGGTTTACCGATTCCACCAGATTTTAAGCTCCCGTTTTAA
- a CDS encoding DNA polymerase III subunit gamma/tau: protein MENLPAATTYRVLARKYRPQNFSDLIGQEAMVRTLTNAFETGRIAQAWMLTGIRGVGKTTTARILARALNYKTKDIDQPTIVLNTLGEHCTQIIEGRHIDVIEMDAASHTGIDDIREIIEQIRYRPVSARYKIYIIDEIHMLSTQAFNGLLKTLEEPPPHVKFIFATTEIRKVPITILSRCQRFDLRRIESTVLIEHLRKIAQYEKIEVEDQALSLIVRAAEGSARDALSIFDQAIAYSNSKVSTISVRTMLGLVDQARIIDLFEFVMKGNIVNALSELRSQYDAGADPFMILTELSDFNHLVTRLRLTPEIAGDLFLTEEERLRGLDFSQKLSIPVLSRNWQILFKGLQEVNKAAHPIQAAEMVLIRLTYTADLPTLDEALKKLTQEKISLTTSENNPHQETSNINHTVKTDGEQTHSFSQISNLQQNQHNLKTALANQSNLSVQSIESLRIQLSEGTDSFEIKESLDNIQTTEFSNNVVHLPYASSPPETETTEQKSLNINSLHDIVNLAEQHREIHFKLLIKEFVHPVSFEPGHITLRLAENAPRSLARDIKKMLYQWTKKHWTITFVTEGGRPTLQEESVAAQRALFSDVETDPDIATILNHFPGAKIVDIRLNKQENDLDLTPHIFENENNDYTNDE, encoded by the coding sequence ATGGAAAATCTGCCTGCAGCAACAACTTATCGTGTTCTCGCTCGCAAATATCGGCCTCAAAATTTCTCAGACCTCATTGGTCAAGAAGCAATGGTGCGCACTCTTACTAATGCTTTTGAAACAGGACGCATTGCACAAGCGTGGATGTTAACAGGAATTCGCGGAGTAGGAAAAACCACCACAGCGCGCATTTTAGCGCGCGCTCTCAACTACAAAACAAAAGATATTGACCAACCCACTATCGTCCTTAACACACTTGGTGAACACTGTACACAAATTATTGAAGGCCGCCATATTGATGTTATAGAAATGGATGCTGCTTCGCACACTGGCATTGACGATATTCGTGAAATTATTGAACAAATACGTTATCGCCCTGTTTCTGCACGCTATAAAATTTACATTATTGATGAAATTCATATGCTTTCAACTCAAGCATTTAATGGCCTATTAAAAACACTTGAAGAACCACCACCACATGTAAAATTTATTTTTGCAACAACAGAAATTCGCAAAGTTCCTATTACAATCCTTTCACGTTGCCAGCGTTTTGACTTACGGCGTATTGAATCAACAGTTTTAATAGAGCACTTGCGTAAAATTGCTCAGTATGAAAAAATTGAAGTAGAGGATCAAGCTTTATCTCTAATCGTTCGTGCTGCAGAAGGATCTGCACGTGATGCTTTGTCTATTTTTGACCAAGCTATTGCTTATAGCAATAGTAAAGTTAGTACTATTTCAGTACGCACAATGTTAGGACTAGTTGATCAAGCACGTATTATTGATCTCTTCGAATTTGTTATGAAAGGAAATATTGTCAACGCATTGAGCGAATTACGTAGCCAATATGACGCAGGTGCTGACCCTTTTATGATATTAACAGAATTGTCTGACTTCAACCATTTGGTCACACGGTTGCGTTTGACGCCGGAGATAGCTGGAGATCTTTTCCTAACAGAAGAGGAACGTTTACGAGGTTTAGACTTTTCACAAAAACTTTCTATTCCCGTTCTTTCTCGAAACTGGCAAATTCTGTTCAAAGGCTTACAGGAAGTCAATAAAGCTGCACACCCTATTCAAGCTGCTGAAATGGTATTAATTCGTCTTACCTACACTGCTGACCTGCCAACTCTTGATGAAGCCTTGAAAAAACTTACACAAGAAAAGATATCTCTCACAACGAGCGAAAATAATCCGCATCAAGAAACCAGCAATATAAACCATACCGTAAAAACCGATGGCGAACAGACTCATTCTTTTTCGCAAATTTCAAACTTACAGCAAAACCAACATAATTTAAAAACAGCCTTAGCCAATCAATCCAACCTTTCTGTTCAATCAATAGAATCATTAAGGATTCAACTTTCTGAAGGCACAGATTCTTTTGAAATAAAAGAAAGTCTTGATAATATTCAAACTACCGAATTTTCTAACAATGTTGTCCATTTACCATACGCTTCTTCTCCACCAGAAACGGAAACGACAGAACAAAAATCTCTAAATATAAATTCCCTACATGATATCGTTAATTTAGCTGAACAACACCGCGAAATACATTTCAAATTGCTTATCAAGGAATTTGTTCACCCTGTTTCTTTTGAACCAGGACATATAACATTAAGACTTGCTGAAAATGCTCCTCGTTCATTAGCTCGTGATATCAAAAAAATGTTATATCAATGGACTAAAAAGCATTGGACGATAACCTTTGTTACTGAAGGGGGGCGACCAACTTTACAAGAAGAAAGTGTAGCAGCCCAGAGGGCTCTTTTTTCTGATGTAGAAACAGATCCCGATATTGCGACAATTCTCAATCATTTCCCAGGAGCAAAAATCGTCGATATTCGTCTAAATAAACAAGAAAATGACCTTGATTTAACTCCTCATATCTTCGAAAATGAAAATAATGATTATACAAATGATGAATAA
- a CDS encoding 3-deoxy-manno-octulosonate cytidylyltransferase, giving the protein MTFEPLILIPARMGSSRLPGKPLAEIAGKPMIIHVAEQAKKAALGRIIVATDHNAIAQTVTAYGHECIITHTDHQSGSDRIYEALNIIDPERKYNIIVNVQADLPTITAQEIISALQPLENDLTDIATLGAKLVEEDEKTNPNVVKIIGTPISQNRLRALYFTRATAPYGNGPLYHHIGLYAYRREALEQFVTLAPSTLEQREKLEQLRALENNMRIDVEIIDTIPLSVDTPYDLDKVRKILV; this is encoded by the coding sequence ATGACTTTTGAACCACTCATTCTTATTCCCGCTCGGATGGGTTCATCTCGTCTTCCAGGAAAACCTCTTGCTGAAATCGCTGGAAAACCTATGATTATTCATGTAGCTGAACAGGCGAAAAAAGCTGCATTAGGACGTATCATTGTTGCAACGGATCACAATGCCATCGCTCAAACTGTTACAGCTTATGGACACGAATGCATCATAACACATACCGACCATCAATCAGGATCTGATCGCATCTATGAAGCTTTAAACATCATTGATCCTGAGCGGAAATACAATATCATTGTGAATGTACAAGCTGATTTACCAACAATAACCGCTCAGGAAATTATTAGTGCCTTACAGCCTTTAGAAAATGACTTAACTGATATTGCAACCTTAGGCGCTAAACTTGTTGAAGAAGATGAAAAAACAAATCCCAATGTAGTCAAAATTATTGGCACACCGATTTCCCAAAATCGTCTGCGTGCTCTTTATTTCACCCGTGCAACTGCACCTTATGGAAACGGTCCTCTTTATCATCATATTGGATTATATGCTTACCGACGTGAAGCGCTTGAACAATTTGTAACTCTTGCACCATCCACACTCGAACAACGTGAAAAGCTTGAACAATTACGTGCATTAGAAAATAATATGCGTATCGATGTAGAAATAATTGATACAATTCCCTTAAGTGTCGACACGCCATATGATCTTGATAAAGTGCGCAAAATTTTAGTTTGA
- a CDS encoding c-type cytochrome — MKRSRFAYFICSSLFLLIITGGIFIFNDAIYNYFASVQHSYTADNDFKEKQDLSHNYLSLNERLQQGNIENGRKIFRQCALCHTSGRDNSNRVLGPTLWEIVNRPFASAKGFTYSRVLRENSNEKWDFSTLDRYLQSPRKIFPGTTMSFRGIKNDQDRADLLLYLRSLSDHPVALPRDNEDAKQN; from the coding sequence ATGAAACGATCTAGATTTGCTTATTTTATTTGTTCTTCTCTGTTTTTACTAATTATTACAGGGGGGATTTTTATTTTTAATGATGCAATTTATAATTATTTTGCATCGGTTCAACATTCTTATACTGCAGATAATGATTTTAAAGAAAAGCAGGATCTATCTCACAATTATCTATCGTTAAATGAGCGTCTTCAACAAGGTAATATTGAAAATGGACGTAAAATTTTTCGTCAATGTGCTCTGTGTCACACTTCTGGGCGTGATAATTCTAATCGTGTTCTTGGTCCAACACTTTGGGAAATAGTAAATCGCCCCTTTGCGAGTGCAAAAGGTTTTACTTATTCAAGAGTATTACGTGAAAATTCTAATGAAAAATGGGATTTTTCCACTTTAGATCGCTATCTTCAATCACCTCGTAAAATATTTCCAGGGACAACTATGTCGTTTCGTGGGATTAAAAATGATCAAGATCGTGCTGATCTTTTACTCTATTTACGCAGTCTATCTGATCACCCCGTTGCTTTACCACGAGACAATGAAGATGCTAAACAAAATTAG
- a CDS encoding microcin C ABC transporter permease YejB, giving the protein MVAYILWRLLLIIPTLIGILTVTFVIVQFTPGGPIENIIAQLQGMGGDAVGRVAGGSSDLGLSSDSVFNDAHAGLSSHGSSKYRGAQGLDPEFIAKLERQFGFDKPPLERYLTMLGNYVRFDFGESYIQGRSVIELIKDALPVSLSFGFWNLLISYAISIPLGIRKALKEGSAFDVWTSAIIVIGYAIPNFLFGIFLMVFFAGGSFFDWFPLGHLTSDNFDKLSFGGKILDYLYHLILPLTAMVISSFATTTLLTKNCFLEEIRQQYVITARAKGLSEHSILYGHIFRNAILIVIASFPVAFMGSFFSGSLLIEMLYSLNGMGLLSYTSIVNRDYAVVFACLYIFSLIGLVVSLISDIVYMFVDPRIDFGKKDL; this is encoded by the coding sequence ATGGTGGCCTATATTTTGTGGCGTCTCTTGTTAATTATACCGACACTGATTGGTATTTTAACGGTGACATTTGTCATTGTACAATTTACGCCTGGTGGACCTATTGAAAATATTATTGCTCAATTACAAGGAATGGGTGGTGATGCTGTAGGACGGGTGGCTGGTGGTAGTAGTGATCTTGGTCTTTCTTCTGATAGTGTTTTTAACGATGCGCATGCTGGCTTATCTTCTCATGGGAGTTCTAAATACCGTGGAGCACAAGGGTTGGATCCAGAATTTATAGCCAAACTTGAACGGCAATTTGGTTTTGATAAGCCACCTTTGGAACGTTACTTGACGATGCTTGGTAATTATGTGCGTTTTGATTTTGGGGAGTCTTATATACAAGGGCGTTCAGTTATTGAGTTGATTAAGGATGCTCTACCTGTTTCTCTTTCTTTTGGTTTTTGGAATTTGCTAATTTCTTATGCTATTTCCATACCATTAGGAATCCGTAAAGCTCTTAAAGAAGGGTCTGCTTTTGATGTATGGACAAGCGCTATTATTGTTATTGGCTATGCAATTCCTAATTTTCTCTTTGGAATTTTTTTAATGGTTTTTTTTGCTGGAGGGTCTTTTTTTGACTGGTTTCCATTAGGTCATTTGACTTCTGATAATTTTGATAAATTATCCTTTGGAGGCAAGATATTAGATTATCTGTACCATTTGATTTTGCCATTGACAGCGATGGTCATTTCTTCTTTTGCTACAACAACCTTGTTGACGAAAAATTGTTTTCTGGAAGAAATTCGCCAGCAATACGTCATTACAGCTCGTGCGAAGGGTTTAAGTGAACACTCGATTCTTTATGGTCATATTTTTCGCAATGCGATATTGATTGTAATTGCTAGTTTTCCTGTAGCTTTTATGGGGTCATTTTTTAGCGGATCTTTATTGATTGAAATGCTATATTCATTAAATGGCATGGGGCTTTTAAGTTATACGTCTATTGTCAATCGTGATTACGCTGTTGTATTTGCCTGTCTTTATATTTTTTCGCTAATTGGTCTTGTTGTGAGTCTCATTTCTGATATCGTTTATATGTTCGTTGATCCACGTATTGATTTTGGTAAAAAAGATTTATGA
- a CDS encoding ABC transporter permease, whose product MIKKIKYNHLCDSELEQRSFFSPLNVRRWRNFKQNRRGWWSLWLFLFLCFCSFSAEFIANDRPIVASYKGELLFPIFFDYSDEKFGGNLAIADFRDSLIQSEIAKHGWAVWPLVRYSYNTVVGNKTVALSPPFWLQSKEERCINYTQGSADLECTISRWNWLGTDDLTRDVFARVLYGFRLSIIFSILLTVISTIIGIIAGAVQGYFGGWVDLIFQRLIEIWSSIPSLYLIIIMAAVLAQGFWVLLGVMLLFQWVALVGVVRAEFLRARNFTYITAARALGVPNRIIIMRHLLPNAMVASLTYMPFLLTSGISLLTSLDYLGFGLPPGYPSLGEVMRQATSNLNAPWIGITGFVVIAALLSLLAFIGEAVRDAFDPRKTLQ is encoded by the coding sequence ATGATAAAAAAGATAAAATATAATCATTTGTGTGATTCAGAATTGGAACAACGATCTTTTTTTTCTCCATTGAATGTGCGTCGTTGGCGTAATTTTAAACAAAATCGTCGTGGTTGGTGGTCATTGTGGCTCTTTTTATTTTTATGTTTTTGTTCTTTTTCGGCCGAATTTATTGCAAATGATCGTCCTATTGTTGCTTCTTATAAAGGAGAGTTACTTTTTCCTATTTTTTTTGATTATTCCGATGAAAAGTTTGGTGGGAATTTAGCTATAGCAGACTTTCGAGATTCTTTAATTCAAAGTGAAATTGCAAAACATGGTTGGGCGGTGTGGCCGCTAGTTCGTTATTCCTATAATACAGTAGTGGGTAATAAAACTGTAGCATTATCACCTCCTTTTTGGCTTCAAAGCAAAGAAGAGCGTTGTATCAATTATACACAAGGAAGCGCTGATCTTGAATGTACGATAAGTCGATGGAATTGGCTTGGGACAGATGATCTGACACGTGATGTTTTTGCACGGGTTTTATATGGTTTTCGATTATCGATAATTTTTAGCATTCTTTTGACAGTTATTTCGACTATTATTGGTATTATAGCAGGTGCAGTTCAGGGATATTTCGGTGGTTGGGTTGATTTGATTTTTCAACGTTTGATTGAAATATGGTCTTCCATACCATCGCTTTATTTAATTATTATTATGGCTGCTGTTTTGGCACAGGGTTTTTGGGTGTTATTAGGGGTTATGCTTCTTTTCCAGTGGGTAGCATTGGTTGGTGTGGTGCGTGCAGAATTTTTACGTGCGCGCAATTTTACTTATATTACTGCTGCACGCGCTTTAGGGGTACCTAATCGCATTATTATAATGCGTCATTTGCTGCCAAATGCTATGGTTGCTTCCTTAACTTATATGCCATTTTTATTAACATCAGGTATTTCTTTACTAACATCACTTGACTATTTAGGGTTTGGTCTTCCGCCTGGTTATCCTTCTTTAGGTGAAGTAATGCGGCAGGCTACTTCCAATTTAAACGCTCCTTGGATTGGCATTACAGGTTTTGTTGTTATTGCTGCTTTGTTGTCTCTTTTGGCATTTATTGGTGAGGCAGTACGAGACGCTTTTGATCCACGAAAGACACTACAATGA